GGATCACGCGGTCGGTGTCGACCGAGATGATGGCGCCCATCTTCTGCAGGATGTTGATGAGATCCATGATCTCGGGCTCGATGGCCGCACCCGAGAGCTCGGTGATGCCGGAGGCGCGCACCGCGGTCAGCAGGACCTGCTCGGTCGCTCCGACACTCGGGTACGGGAGCGAGACCTTGGCGCCGTGCAGGCCCTCGGGGGCCGACATGCGGATGCCCGAGGGCAGCTTCTCGACGATGGCGCCGAAGTTGCGGAGCACCTCGAGGTGGTAGTCGATCGGGCGGTCGCCGATGCGGCAGCCGCCGAGGTCGGGGATGAACGCCTCGCCCAGACGGTGCAGGAGGGGTCCGCAGAACAGGATCGGGATGCGGCTCGAGCCGGCGTGCGCGTCGATGTCGGCCATGTGCGCCGACTCGACGTTCGAGGGGTCGAGGATCAGCTCGCCGACCTCGGGGCCCTGCTTCACCTTGACGCCGTGGACCTCGAGCAGGCCCTTCACGACGCGGACGTCGCTGATGTCCGGCACGTCGCGCAGGGTCGACGCGGTCTCGCCGAGCAGAGCCGCGACCATGGCCTTGGTGACCAGGTTCTTCGCGCCCTTGAGCTCGATCCGGCCCTTGAGCGGGCGACCGCCGTTGATGGTGATCCGCTCGGTCGTCATCCCCACTCGGGCTCCCGCCGCCTTGGCATCCTGAAGCGCCGTCCTGGCGTCCTGAAGAAGTGTGTTCACGCTATTTCACCGGCAATGTCTTGGGCCGCCAGCTCTCGCGACGGGTCTCGAATTCGGAAATGAGCGCTTCGTCGCGCAGGGTCAGTCCGATGTCGTCCAGCCCCTCGATCAGGCGCCATCGAGTGTAGTCGTCGATCTCGAAGGGGAAGGTCTCGCCACCGGCGGTGACCGTACGGGCAACCAGATCGACGGTCAGTTCTATTCCCGGCCGCGACTCGATGATCGCCCAGATGCGCTCGATGTCGTCCTCGGCGACCGCGGCGGCGAGCAGGCCCTGCTTGCCGGAGTTGCCGCGGAAGATGTCGCCGAAGCGCGAGGAGAGCACGACGCGGAAGCCGAAGTCGCGCAGCGCCCAGACGGCGTGCTCGCGGCTGGATCCCGTGCCGAAGTCGGGCCCGGCGACGAGGATCTGCGCGCCCAGGTACGGCCCCTGGTTGAGGACGAAGTCCTCCTCCTGGCGCCAACCGTGGAACAGCGCGTCCTCGAAACCCGTCTTGGTGACGCGCTTGAGGAACACCGCGGGGATGATCTGGTCGGTGTCGACGTTGCTGCGCTTCAGCGGCGCGGCGATGGCCGTGACGGTCTCGAACTTCTCCATGATCAGGCCTCCACCAGTTCGCGAGCGGGCTCCAGATCGGACGGGCTGGAGAGGGTGCCGCGCACGGCGGTCGCCGCGGCGACCAGCGGCGAGACGAGGTGGGTGCGACCGCCCTTGCCCTGGCGGCCCTCGAAGTTGCGGTTCGACGTCGAGGCGCAGCGCTCACCCGGCGCGAGCTGGTCGGGGTTCATCCCGAGGCACATCGAGCAGCCGGCGAAGCGCCACTCGGCCCCGAAGTCGGTGAAGACCTTGTCGAGGCCCTCGGCCTCGGCCTCGATGCGCACGCGGGCGGAGCCGGGGACCACCATCACGCGGACGCCGGGCGCCTTGGTGCGTCCCGCGATCACGGAGGCGAAGGCCCGGAGGTCCTCGATGCGCGAGTTGGTGCAGGAGCCCATGAAGACCGCGTCGACCGGGATCTCCTTCATCGGAGTGCCCGCCTCGAGGTCCATGTACTCGAGGGCGCGCCGGGCGTTGGAGCGCTCGTTCGGGTCGTCGATCGACTCGGGGTCCGGGACGGCCTGCGAGAGCGAGACGCCCTGACCGGGGTTGGTGCCCCAGGTGACGAACGGCTCGAGCGTGTCGGCGTCGAGCACGACCTCGGCGTCGTAGACGGCGCCCTCGTCGGTGGGCAGCGTGCGCCAGTACGCGACGGCGTCGTCCCAGTCCTGGCCGGAGGGGGCGTGCGGACGGCCCTCGAGGTAGGCGAAGGTCGTCTCGTCGGGGGCGACCATTCCCGCGCGGGCGCCGGCCTCGATCGACATGTTGCAGATCGTCATGCGGCCCTCCATCGAGAGCGCGCGGATCGCGGAGCCGCGGTACTCGAGGACGTAGCCCTGCCCGCCTCCGGTGCCGATCTTCGCGATGACGGCCAGGATGATGTCCTTCGCCGTCACTCCCGGCTTGAGCGTGCCGTCGACGGTGATCGCCATCGTCTTGAACTGCTTCAGCGGCAGGGTCTGGGTCGCCATCACGTGCTCGACCTCGCTGGTGCCGATGCCGAAGGCCATCGCGCCGAACGCGCCGTGCGTCGAGGTGTGCGAGTCGCCGCAGACGACGGTGATGCCCGGCATCGTCAGGCCGAGCTGCGGCCCGACGACGTGCACGATGCCCTGCTCGACGTCGCCCAGCGAGTGCAGGCGCACGCCGAACTCGGCGCAGTTGCGGCGCAGTGTCTCGATCTGGGTGCGGCTGGTCAGGTCGGCGATCGGACGGTCGATGCCGACCGTCGGGGTGTTGTGGTCCTCCGTGGCGATCGTGAGATCGGGGCGGCGGACGGGGCGGCCGGCGAGCCGGAGGCCGTCGAACGCCTGCGGGCTGGTCACCTCGTGCACGAGGTGCAGGTCGATGTAGATCAGGTCGGGGGTGCCGTCCTTGCCCTTCGAGACGAGGTGGTCGTCCCAGACCTTCTCGGCCAGGGTCCGCGGTCGGGCGGGCACGGCGTCGTGGATCGTACTGTCGTTCATGTCGGTGGATTCTCTTCCTCGGGAAGGATGGTCAGCCCACGAGAGACACCGCGACGAGAGAGGCCTGTCAGATCGAGGTCTCGTCGCGGCGGAGAAGGAGGAGCCGGCCGAACAGCATTCCCCGAGGATAGCACCGCGCACGAGCGCGGCCCGGGGTCGCGCGACCGCCTGTCGCGAGCGCCGTCGGCGTCAGGGAGTGGCGAGCATGGCGATCAGCACCGCCGGCACCACGAGCAGCGCGGCCGCTCCGACGACCACGCCGCCGACGACGAAGACCGCGGCGGCCGCGGCTCCGAGCATGCCGACGATCCCGCCGCGCCGGGCGACCGGCAGAGCCTCGTGCTCGAACCACTCGCCGTCGAGCGGGTCGGGAGCCTCGGCCTGGTACCGGGCCGCCTCCTCGAGGCGCTGCGGGAGATCGGCGAGCATCCGCGCGGCGTGGGGCGACTCCGACGCGAGCTCGAGGGGCTCCACCAGCGCGCGCTCGGCCAGCTCGAAGGGGTCCTCGTCGGTGCTGACCAGCGCCCGCTCGAACGCGTTGAGCTCCTCCGGTGCCGCACCGCTCTCGATGAGGTAGCCCCACCGCCCCGCCTCGATCAGATCGCCGGAGCGGCGGTAGAGCTCGGAGAGGAGGATCCGCGGGTCGAGCCAGGTGGGATCGGCGGCGACGCAGCGCTCGAGCAGCGAGACGGCTCCACGGACGTCGCCCTCTGCGAAGCGCACCTTCGCGCGATCGAGGGCTTCGGCGGTGTCCATCCCTTCAGTATGCCTTTCGACAGCCGGGCTCTGCAGTCGAGGACACACGATGATGCGACCTGTTCGGGGGGCACGACACGATCGGGACGAGCGTCGTCAGCCCCTCGGGTCGAGGACCGCGTCGACCACGACGACGGTCACGTTGTCGCGCCCGCCGGCGGCGATCGCCTCGCGGACCAGGGACTGCGCGAGATCGACGGGGGCTATCCCGCCCGCATCGCGCCGCTCGAAGAGGTCGGCGATCCGCTCGTCCGAGAGCTCCTTGGTCAGCCCGTCCGAGCAGAGGAGGTAGCTCGCGCGCGGCACGATCGGCAGGGTCCACACGTCGGTCTCCACCTCGTCGTCCGCGCCGAGTGCCCGCGTGACGATGTTGCGGTCCGGATGCGACTCGGCGAGCTCGCGGCTGAGCAGTCCCGCCGCGACCAGCTCCTGCACGGCGGAGTGGTCGACCGTCAGCTGCTGCATCCCGGTGCCGTCCCAGCGGTAGACCCGCGAGTCGCCCACGTTGAACAGCGCCCAGCGGGCCGGGCCCGTCTCCTCCGGACGCACGAGGGTCAGCCCCGTGAGGGTCGTGCCGCACAGAGCGCCGCCCACGTCGAGACCGCGGACCGCGGTGTTCGCGGCCTCGACGAGGTCGAACACGGCATCGATCGGCCCGATCGCCGCCGGAGCGTTCGCGCGCAGGGTGTCGACCGCCGTCGAGCTGGCCAGATCGCCCCGAGCGTGACCGCCCATGCCGTCGGCGACCGCCAGGAGGATGTCGTCGGCGAGGAGGGCGTCCTCGTTGACCCGGCGCACGGTCCCGACATCGGTGCTGCTGGTCACCGACAGCCGCAGCACTCCCTGCGGGAGCTCGACGCTCGTCGCGCTCATCGTGCGGTCACTTCTCCTCGGCGCCCGACCGGGGCGCATCGGAGTCGGAGACGACCTCCGGGTGCCCGTCGTGCAGCTCGATGTGGCTGTGCTCGCGCCGCATCTTGAGCAGGCTCGCCGCCGTCGCCACCGTCATGCTGACCACGATCACGGCGAGGGACGTCCACGTGTCGATGTCCCAGACCGGGACGGGCTCGCCGCCGTTGAGGAACGGCAGGTCGTTCTCGTGCAGGGCGTGCAGCACGAGCTTCACGCCGATGAAGGCGAGGATGAACGCGATGCCGTACTTGAGGTACTCGAGCTTGTCGATGAGACCGCCCAGGAGGAAGTAGAGCTGGCGCAGCCCCATCAGCGCGAAGATGTTCGCGGTGAAGACGATGAAGGGGCTCTCGGTGATGCCGAAGATCGCCGGGATCGAGTCGAGCGCGAAGAGCAGGTCGGTCGAGCCGATCGCCAGGAACACGATCAGCATCGGCGTGAAGTAGCGCGTGCCGTCGATCGTCGTGCGGATCTTCGAGCCGTCGAAGCTGTCCGAGATCTTCACCCGGCGGCGGAGGAGGCGGATCAGCAGGTTGTCGGTGCCCTCGCTCTCGTCCTCCTTGCCGAACGCCTGGTTGTAGGCCGTGTAGACGAGGAACGCGCCGAAGAGGTAGAAGATCCAGCTGAAGCTCTCGATGAGCTGGGCTCCGAGCAGGATGAAGACGCCCCGGAAGACCAGCGCGATGATGATGCCCACCATCAGCACTTCCTGCTGGTACTTCGGAGGGACCGCGAAGCGCCCCATGATGATGACGAAGACGAACAGGTTGTCGATCGACAGGCTGTACTCGGTCAGCCATCCGGCGAGGAACTGCCCCGCCGTCTCGCCGTCGCCCAGCACCAGCATCGCCAGCGCGAACAGCAGCGCGAGGCTCACGTAGAAGCCGACCCAGAGTCCCGACTCCTTCAGGCTCGGGACGTGCGGGCGCTTGTAGACCAGCAGCAGGTCGGCCGCGAGGATCAGGCTCAGGACGACGAAGGAGCCGACCACGAACCAGACGGGCAGATCGATCATGGGGAGGGCCTTTCGGGGTGGGTGGGGGTCCGACGGTCTCTCCCCGGACGATCGGACGGCCTGGCCTGTCCGCTCACCCGCCCGCTCCCGGCATCGCGACGACGCGAGGCGTGCTGACGGGGGCGGGAAGGTCGGGATACTCCCCTTCGCGGATGCGAGCCTAGCGTCGATCGTGCGCGGGTTAAACGGAGAAGACCCCCGGCGGACCGGGGGCCTTCATCGTGTCGTGCACGCACGAAGGCCCCCGGCGAACCGAGGGCCTTCGTGATGTTGCCGTGGTGACCCCAGCGGGATTTGAACCCGCGTTACCGCCGTGAGAGGGCGACGTCCTAGGCCGCTAAACGATGGGGCCGCGTTTTTGCAACTCGAAGAGTGTTGCACACGGATCCGCATCGGTGCAAATCGAGGCCGGCGGCCGCCTTGCACCCGGCCGCCGGCCGCGCTTAGCTCGGGGCATGAGACTGACCAAGCTCGAGCACGCCACCGTCCTGGTCGAGGAGGCGGGCGCCCGCCTCGTGATCGA
The genomic region above belongs to Rathayibacter sp. VKM Ac-2759 and contains:
- the leuC gene encoding 3-isopropylmalate dehydratase large subunit, coding for MNDSTIHDAVPARPRTLAEKVWDDHLVSKGKDGTPDLIYIDLHLVHEVTSPQAFDGLRLAGRPVRRPDLTIATEDHNTPTVGIDRPIADLTSRTQIETLRRNCAEFGVRLHSLGDVEQGIVHVVGPQLGLTMPGITVVCGDSHTSTHGAFGAMAFGIGTSEVEHVMATQTLPLKQFKTMAITVDGTLKPGVTAKDIILAVIAKIGTGGGQGYVLEYRGSAIRALSMEGRMTICNMSIEAGARAGMVAPDETTFAYLEGRPHAPSGQDWDDAVAYWRTLPTDEGAVYDAEVVLDADTLEPFVTWGTNPGQGVSLSQAVPDPESIDDPNERSNARRALEYMDLEAGTPMKEIPVDAVFMGSCTNSRIEDLRAFASVIAGRTKAPGVRVMVVPGSARVRIEAEAEGLDKVFTDFGAEWRFAGCSMCLGMNPDQLAPGERCASTSNRNFEGRQGKGGRTHLVSPLVAAATAVRGTLSSPSDLEPARELVEA
- the leuD gene encoding 3-isopropylmalate dehydratase small subunit, whose protein sequence is MEKFETVTAIAAPLKRSNVDTDQIIPAVFLKRVTKTGFEDALFHGWRQEEDFVLNQGPYLGAQILVAGPDFGTGSSREHAVWALRDFGFRVVLSSRFGDIFRGNSGKQGLLAAAVAEDDIERIWAIIESRPGIELTVDLVARTVTAGGETFPFEIDDYTRWRLIEGLDDIGLTLRDEALISEFETRRESWRPKTLPVK
- a CDS encoding TerC family protein, translated to MIDLPVWFVVGSFVVLSLILAADLLLVYKRPHVPSLKESGLWVGFYVSLALLFALAMLVLGDGETAGQFLAGWLTEYSLSIDNLFVFVIIMGRFAVPPKYQQEVLMVGIIIALVFRGVFILLGAQLIESFSWIFYLFGAFLVYTAYNQAFGKEDESEGTDNLLIRLLRRRVKISDSFDGSKIRTTIDGTRYFTPMLIVFLAIGSTDLLFALDSIPAIFGITESPFIVFTANIFALMGLRQLYFLLGGLIDKLEYLKYGIAFILAFIGVKLVLHALHENDLPFLNGGEPVPVWDIDTWTSLAVIVVSMTVATAASLLKMRREHSHIELHDGHPEVVSDSDAPRSGAEEK
- the murA gene encoding UDP-N-acetylglucosamine 1-carboxyvinyltransferase, yielding MTTERITINGGRPLKGRIELKGAKNLVTKAMVAALLGETASTLRDVPDISDVRVVKGLLEVHGVKVKQGPEVGELILDPSNVESAHMADIDAHAGSSRIPILFCGPLLHRLGEAFIPDLGGCRIGDRPIDYHLEVLRNFGAIVEKLPSGIRMSAPEGLHGAKVSLPYPSVGATEQVLLTAVRASGITELSGAAIEPEIMDLINILQKMGAIISVDTDRVIRIEGVDRLTGYTHRALFDRNEAASWAAAALATDGDIFVGGARQQEMTTFLNVFRKVGGAFEIAEDGIRFYHPGGELKPVIIETDVHPGFMTDWQQPLVVALTKAKGVSIVHETVYEQRFGFVDALVEMGATIQIHRECLGGQACRFGQRNFMHSAVISGPSKLHGADIVVPDLRGGFSHLIAALSAEGTSSVSNVGIISRGYENFLTKLELLGADFSLDA
- a CDS encoding DUF6584 family protein, whose translation is MDTAEALDRAKVRFAEGDVRGAVSLLERCVAADPTWLDPRILLSELYRRSGDLIEAGRWGYLIESGAAPEELNAFERALVSTDEDPFELAERALVEPLELASESPHAARMLADLPQRLEEAARYQAEAPDPLDGEWFEHEALPVARRGGIVGMLGAAAAAVFVVGGVVVGAAALLVVPAVLIAMLATP
- a CDS encoding protein phosphatase 2C domain-containing protein; protein product: MSATSVELPQGVLRLSVTSSTDVGTVRRVNEDALLADDILLAVADGMGGHARGDLASSTAVDTLRANAPAAIGPIDAVFDLVEAANTAVRGLDVGGALCGTTLTGLTLVRPEETGPARWALFNVGDSRVYRWDGTGMQQLTVDHSAVQELVAAGLLSRELAESHPDRNIVTRALGADDEVETDVWTLPIVPRASYLLCSDGLTKELSDERIADLFERRDAGGIAPVDLAQSLVREAIAAGGRDNVTVVVVDAVLDPRG